A genomic segment from Bradyrhizobium sp. CB1015 encodes:
- a CDS encoding DUF6236 family protein, with the protein MGEARRRAAADPTFGKPKRGLIISAPVEITGDSVLINSGSPDLQELRASLLYWDKLAWPTNNSIFIGGGPDIEFLEQAKVLIRPTYRFAGSGAAALIRAQAETLLNLDTREPGVWALSQGENSILVRDGILSQANGVALELYDAIPVPDKGVPLNEVLEFRLKRYDELQGLRLEIDGLVEKISASKDPPTELENCRRHIDEKCKAAIRVASEWQFPVRLSNLKASFDLKPLSMLRDGLVAYAGAVALGATSALAAALTGATALSSLKITGDLGWQGLKARTNPYRYVSQFHRELF; encoded by the coding sequence ATGGGAGAAGCGAGGCGACGCGCGGCGGCCGATCCCACCTTCGGAAAGCCGAAGCGTGGTCTAATCATCAGTGCGCCAGTTGAAATCACAGGAGACTCTGTCCTCATCAATTCAGGAAGCCCAGACCTACAGGAATTGCGAGCCTCGCTGCTCTACTGGGATAAGTTGGCGTGGCCCACGAACAATTCGATCTTTATAGGTGGCGGTCCAGACATCGAGTTTTTGGAACAGGCAAAGGTTCTCATACGCCCAACGTACAGATTCGCGGGAAGCGGTGCGGCAGCCTTGATTAGGGCCCAAGCAGAAACGCTCCTCAATCTCGACACAAGAGAACCCGGCGTTTGGGCACTTTCTCAGGGAGAGAACTCTATTCTCGTAAGAGATGGGATTCTAAGCCAAGCTAACGGTGTAGCTCTAGAGCTCTACGACGCCATCCCTGTTCCGGATAAGGGGGTCCCACTCAACGAAGTGCTGGAATTTCGTCTGAAGCGCTATGATGAGCTCCAGGGACTAAGACTCGAAATCGACGGACTCGTTGAGAAAATAAGCGCTAGTAAAGATCCGCCAACCGAATTGGAGAACTGTCGTCGACACATCGACGAAAAGTGTAAAGCAGCTATCAGAGTAGCTTCAGAGTGGCAGTTTCCTGTTAGATTGTCGAACTTGAAGGCATCGTTCGACCTCAAGCCGCTTTCGATGCTTAGGGACGGTCTAGTCGCCTATGCGGGAGCAGTTGCTCTAGGAGCTACATCGGCTCTTGCGGCGGCCCTAACTGGCGCAACGGCCTTATCGTCCTTGAAGATTACTGGGGATCTTGGTTGGCAGGGTCTGAAAGCGCGAACTAATCCGTATCGCTATGTTTCGCAGTTTCACAGGGAACTCTTTTAG
- a CDS encoding LamB/YcsF family protein, translated as MTTVDLNCDLGEGFGAWEMGNDAAMIELASSVNVACGFHAGDPDIMRRTVELAKARGVSVGAHPGYRDLHGFGRHPIAGLKASEIENLVAYQIGALQAIATAAGHKVTHVKAHGALSNVACEDDMTAKAIAAGIKAVDPSLIFVVLANSKLVKAGEAANLPMVHEVFADRAYEDDGNLVSRKKPGAVLHDAKAIADRVVRMVQDGAVVSVTGKVIKMRTDTVCIHGDTPGAVEIARTLRQALKAAGIEVAPFKRGA; from the coding sequence ATTACAACCGTTGATCTCAATTGCGACCTCGGCGAAGGTTTTGGCGCCTGGGAGATGGGCAACGACGCCGCCATGATCGAGCTCGCAAGCTCGGTCAACGTCGCCTGCGGCTTCCATGCCGGCGACCCCGACATCATGCGACGGACGGTGGAGCTTGCGAAAGCGCGCGGCGTCTCGGTCGGCGCGCATCCCGGCTATCGCGACCTGCACGGCTTCGGCCGGCATCCGATCGCAGGGCTCAAGGCCTCCGAGATCGAGAACCTCGTCGCCTACCAGATCGGCGCGCTGCAGGCGATCGCGACCGCGGCCGGCCACAAGGTCACGCATGTGAAGGCGCACGGCGCGCTCTCCAACGTCGCCTGCGAGGACGACATGACGGCGAAGGCGATCGCCGCCGGCATCAAGGCGGTGGATCCCAGCCTGATCTTCGTCGTGCTCGCCAATTCGAAGCTGGTGAAGGCCGGCGAAGCGGCCAACCTGCCGATGGTGCACGAGGTGTTCGCCGACCGCGCCTATGAGGACGACGGCAACCTCGTCTCGCGCAAGAAGCCGGGCGCGGTGCTGCACGATGCCAAGGCGATCGCCGACCGCGTGGTGCGCATGGTGCAGGACGGCGCGGTGGTGTCGGTCACCGGCAAGGTCATCAAGATGCGCACGGACACGGTCTGCATCCACGGCGATACGCCCGGCGCGGTCGAGATCGCGCGGACGTTGCGTCAGGCGTTGAAGGCTGCGGGGATTGAGGTGGCGCCGTTCAAGCGCGGGGCGTGA
- a CDS encoding sulfite reductase subunit alpha, translating to MNQITPPPKLDIIPASAPFSEAQRSWLNGFFAGLLSPDVATPLSAEQGASVMPAGDGDDGEAPWHDQTMPIAERMKLAEGRPLRRKMMAAMAQQDCGQCGYNCHDYSEAIASRSEARLNLCVPGGKETARMLKSLYEELDKAPAAKIGDKTADKPDAPAPAVTVTIAEPGRSRDNPIEATFLSRRLLNKGKSEKETYHIEFDLSESKLDYVVGDSFGVFPRNDVGLVDQIIALLGASHTTKVNGKTLREVLIDDVSLSPAPDTLFELISFITGGAQREKARSLAQGEDPDGDAATLDVMAALQKFSGTRPHPEAFVEALEPLQPRLYSISSSHNATPGKLSLTVDSVRYVIGKRKRLGVASTFLGERINEGEKLKVYVQKAHNFGLPQDPKTPIIMVGPGTGIAPFRAFLFDRKATGAPGKNWLFFGHQRSDCDFFYQDELNAMKTSGLLTRLSLAWSRDGEKKFYVQDRMREVGRELWTWLAEGAHLYICGDAKRMAKDVERALVDIVAQFGARSTDEAVSFVAELKKTGRFQADVY from the coding sequence ATGAACCAGATCACGCCTCCGCCGAAACTCGACATCATTCCCGCCAGCGCGCCGTTCTCGGAAGCGCAGCGCTCCTGGCTGAACGGCTTCTTTGCCGGACTGCTCTCGCCTGACGTCGCAACGCCGTTGTCGGCGGAGCAGGGCGCCTCGGTCATGCCGGCTGGCGACGGCGACGACGGCGAAGCGCCGTGGCACGACCAGACCATGCCGATCGCCGAGCGGATGAAGCTTGCCGAAGGCCGTCCCCTGCGCCGCAAGATGATGGCGGCGATGGCGCAGCAGGATTGCGGCCAGTGCGGCTACAATTGCCACGATTATTCGGAAGCGATCGCGAGCCGCAGCGAAGCACGACTCAATCTCTGCGTCCCCGGCGGCAAGGAAACCGCGCGGATGCTGAAGTCGCTGTACGAGGAGCTCGACAAGGCGCCCGCGGCCAAGATCGGCGACAAGACCGCCGACAAGCCCGACGCTCCGGCGCCGGCCGTGACAGTGACGATCGCAGAGCCCGGCCGCTCGCGCGACAATCCGATCGAGGCGACGTTCCTGTCGCGCCGCCTTCTCAACAAAGGCAAGTCGGAGAAGGAAACCTATCACATCGAGTTCGATCTCTCCGAGAGCAAGCTCGACTATGTCGTTGGCGACAGTTTTGGCGTCTTCCCGCGCAACGACGTCGGCCTCGTCGACCAGATCATCGCGCTGCTCGGCGCCTCCCACACCACCAAAGTCAACGGCAAGACGCTGCGCGAGGTGCTGATCGACGATGTCTCGCTGTCGCCGGCGCCCGATACGCTGTTTGAGCTGATCTCCTTCATTACCGGCGGCGCGCAACGCGAGAAGGCGCGGTCGCTGGCGCAGGGCGAGGATCCTGATGGCGATGCCGCGACCCTCGACGTGATGGCGGCGCTGCAGAAGTTTTCCGGCACGCGGCCGCATCCGGAAGCCTTCGTCGAGGCGCTGGAGCCGCTGCAGCCGCGGCTCTACTCGATCTCGTCCTCGCACAATGCGACGCCGGGAAAGCTGTCACTGACGGTCGACTCCGTGCGCTACGTCATCGGCAAGCGCAAGCGGCTCGGCGTCGCCTCGACCTTCCTCGGCGAGCGGATCAACGAGGGCGAGAAGCTCAAGGTCTATGTGCAGAAGGCGCACAATTTCGGTCTGCCGCAGGATCCGAAGACGCCGATCATCATGGTCGGTCCCGGCACCGGCATCGCGCCGTTCCGCGCCTTCCTGTTCGACCGCAAGGCGACCGGCGCGCCCGGCAAGAACTGGCTGTTCTTCGGCCATCAGCGCAGCGATTGCGACTTCTTCTACCAGGACGAGCTCAACGCGATGAAGACCTCCGGGCTTCTGACGCGCCTGTCGCTGGCCTGGTCGCGCGACGGCGAGAAGAAGTTCTACGTGCAGGACCGCATGCGCGAGGTCGGCCGTGAGCTGTGGACCTGGCTCGCCGAGGGCGCACATCTCTACATCTGCGGCGATGCCAAGCGCATGGCCAAGGATGTCGAGCGCGCGCTGGTCGACATCGTCGCCCAGTTCGGGGCACGTTCGACCGATGAGGCCGTCAGTTTCGTCGCCGAGCTCAAGAAGACCGGGCGCTTCCAGGCTGACGTGTACTAG
- a CDS encoding NirA family protein, whose product MKIDTLSVEFTDEQKRYLEGFTTGLQISRVGRGLGGGSGKANAEPVGPDAVHIKAQDKVIASGKKLADQEKFKRDEHPFDAYPRMRQQALDNTPPSPADNFRWRYYGIFYVAPTQDSYMCRLRIPNGIMKHWQLSGLADLADELCGPYSHVTTRANLQLREIPPKHAIRMIEGIQELGLCSRGSGADNIRNVTGTPTAGIDPQEIIDTRPYAREWHYHILNDRSLYGLPRKFNVAFDGAGRIAVLEETNDIAFTAYEVKDGFGVEPGVWFRLGLGGITGHKDFAKYSGIIVRPEQATAVADAIVRVFIEHGDRTNRNKARLKYVLDAMGHDGFLKLVEERLKTPFMRVPEEAFAPRPAADRMAHIGVHKQKQDGLNWIGVSLTLGKLSSDQMRGLAKVAQDLGDGEIRLTVWQNLLIPGVRDENVELAVAAIKRIGLAVEASHIRAGLIACTGNAGCRFAASNTKRNAAEIGDWCEPRVAMDKPVNIHLTGCHHSCAQHYISDIGLIGARVPVNEEDTVEGYHLFTGGGFGPDADVGQEVYHDLKAEDAPKTVEALLKAYLAHRASPNETFLSFARRHDGETLRKLADAQVSA is encoded by the coding sequence ATGAAAATCGATACGCTCTCAGTCGAATTTACCGACGAGCAGAAACGCTATCTCGAAGGCTTCACGACCGGCCTGCAGATCAGCCGCGTCGGCCGCGGCCTTGGTGGCGGCAGCGGCAAGGCGAATGCCGAGCCTGTTGGTCCCGACGCCGTCCATATCAAGGCGCAGGACAAGGTGATCGCGTCGGGCAAGAAGCTCGCCGACCAGGAGAAGTTCAAGCGGGACGAGCACCCCTTCGACGCCTATCCGCGGATGCGCCAGCAGGCGCTCGACAACACCCCGCCGAGCCCGGCGGACAATTTCCGCTGGCGCTATTACGGCATCTTCTACGTCGCGCCGACGCAGGATTCCTACATGTGCCGCCTGCGCATCCCGAACGGCATCATGAAGCATTGGCAGCTGTCGGGCCTTGCCGATCTCGCCGACGAGCTCTGCGGCCCCTACAGCCACGTCACCACGCGCGCCAATCTCCAGCTGCGCGAGATCCCGCCGAAGCACGCGATCAGAATGATCGAGGGCATCCAGGAGCTCGGCCTGTGCTCGCGCGGCTCCGGCGCCGACAACATCCGCAACGTGACGGGAACGCCGACCGCGGGTATCGATCCGCAGGAGATCATCGACACGCGGCCCTATGCGCGCGAGTGGCACTACCACATCCTCAACGATCGCTCGCTCTACGGCCTGCCGCGCAAGTTCAACGTCGCCTTCGACGGCGCCGGCAGGATCGCGGTGCTGGAGGAGACCAACGATATCGCCTTCACCGCCTACGAGGTGAAGGACGGTTTCGGCGTCGAGCCGGGCGTCTGGTTCCGGCTCGGCCTCGGCGGCATCACCGGCCACAAGGACTTTGCGAAATATTCCGGCATCATCGTCAGGCCGGAGCAGGCGACCGCGGTTGCCGACGCCATCGTGCGCGTGTTCATCGAGCACGGCGACCGCACCAACCGCAACAAGGCGCGGCTGAAATACGTGCTCGACGCCATGGGCCACGACGGCTTTCTCAAGCTGGTCGAGGAGCGGTTGAAGACGCCGTTCATGCGCGTGCCGGAAGAGGCGTTCGCGCCGCGCCCCGCGGCGGATCGCATGGCCCATATCGGCGTTCACAAGCAGAAGCAGGACGGCCTCAACTGGATCGGCGTATCGCTGACGCTCGGCAAGCTCAGCTCCGATCAGATGCGGGGCCTCGCCAAGGTTGCGCAGGATCTCGGTGACGGCGAGATCCGGCTCACCGTCTGGCAGAACCTCTTGATCCCGGGCGTGCGCGACGAGAATGTCGAGCTCGCCGTTGCCGCCATCAAGCGGATCGGGCTCGCGGTCGAGGCCTCGCATATCCGCGCCGGCCTGATCGCCTGCACGGGCAATGCCGGCTGCCGCTTCGCAGCGTCCAACACCAAGCGCAATGCTGCGGAGATCGGTGACTGGTGCGAACCACGCGTCGCCATGGACAAGCCGGTGAACATCCATCTGACCGGCTGCCATCATTCCTGCGCGCAGCACTACATCAGCGACATCGGCCTGATCGGCGCGCGCGTGCCAGTGAACGAGGAGGACACGGTCGAGGGCTATCACCTCTTCACCGGTGGCGGGTTCGGTCCCGACGCCGATGTCGGGCAGGAGGTCTATCACGACCTCAAGGCCGAGGACGCGCCGAAGACGGTCGAGGCGCTGCTCAAGGCCTATCTCGCCCACCGCGCCTCGCCTAATGAAACCTTCCTCTCCTTTGCGCGCCGCCACGACGGCGAAACGCTGCGCAAGCTTGCCGATGCACAGGTGTCCGCATGA
- a CDS encoding CmpA/NrtA family ABC transporter substrate-binding protein, whose amino-acid sequence MTATLRIGFIPLVDAAALIVAVDKGFAATEGLDVELVREVSWSNVRDKLNIGLFDAAHLLAPVAIASSLGLGHVKVPIAAPFNLGINGNAITVSPALHAALMEEIDGDRFDPMATAKALARVVAKRRKAGAEPLTFGMTFPFSTHNYQLRFWMAAAGVDPDEDVRLVVLPPPYMVDSLKNGHVDAFCVGAPWNSVAVDLGIGHILHFVADILVRAAEKVLAVRQTWADKNPDVVAALVRAAAKAAEFIEHPENRTEAAQILAQPERIGVDAEVIQRTLTGRLKISPDGTFRESGRYLLVGREGAGRPDPVQAAWLYAQMVRWGQTALTPDGVKTAMAVFRPDLYDAALGNRAPTQAPAAFGAFAGPTFDPADIRGHLEAFGVGRWKA is encoded by the coding sequence ATGACTGCTACCCTCCGCATCGGGTTCATTCCGCTGGTCGATGCCGCCGCCCTGATCGTCGCAGTCGACAAGGGCTTTGCCGCCACTGAGGGGCTCGATGTCGAGCTGGTACGCGAGGTCTCCTGGTCGAACGTTCGCGACAAGCTCAATATCGGCCTGTTCGACGCCGCGCATCTGCTCGCGCCCGTCGCGATCGCGTCCTCGCTCGGGCTTGGCCACGTCAAGGTGCCGATCGCCGCGCCCTTCAATCTCGGCATCAACGGCAATGCCATCACGGTGTCGCCGGCGCTTCATGCCGCGCTGATGGAGGAGATCGACGGCGACCGTTTCGATCCGATGGCGACGGCGAAAGCGCTGGCGAGGGTGGTCGCCAAGCGGCGCAAGGCAGGGGCCGAGCCGCTGACCTTCGGCATGACCTTCCCGTTCTCGACCCACAATTACCAATTGCGGTTCTGGATGGCGGCGGCCGGCGTCGATCCCGACGAGGACGTGCGCCTCGTGGTGCTGCCGCCGCCCTACATGGTCGACAGCCTCAAGAACGGCCACGTCGATGCGTTCTGCGTCGGCGCGCCCTGGAACTCGGTCGCAGTCGATCTCGGCATCGGCCACATCCTGCATTTCGTCGCCGACATCCTGGTCCGTGCGGCGGAGAAGGTGCTGGCGGTCCGGCAGACCTGGGCCGACAAGAACCCGGATGTGGTCGCAGCCCTGGTGCGGGCAGCTGCAAAGGCCGCCGAGTTCATCGAGCATCCCGAGAACCGGACCGAGGCGGCGCAAATCCTGGCGCAACCGGAGCGGATCGGCGTCGACGCCGAGGTCATCCAGCGCACCCTCACCGGGCGCCTGAAGATCTCGCCCGATGGCACCTTCCGCGAAAGCGGCCGCTACCTGCTGGTCGGACGCGAAGGGGCAGGGCGGCCCGATCCGGTCCAGGCCGCCTGGCTCTATGCGCAGATGGTGCGCTGGGGCCAGACGGCGCTCACTCCTGACGGCGTCAAGACGGCGATGGCGGTGTTCAGGCCCGATCTCTACGACGCGGCGCTCGGCAACAGGGCGCCGACCCAGGCTCCCGCAGCGTTCGGCGCCTTCGCCGGGCCGACCTTCGACCCCGCCGATATCCGCGGACATCTCGAGGCCTTCGGGGTCGGGCGCTGGAAGGCCTGA
- a CDS encoding ANTAR domain-containing response regulator has translation MSAEQSPKIVIVDESPVRAAILEEGLREAGFTQVVHISEMQSLLARIYAVDPDIILIDLENPSRDVLEAMFQVSRAVKRPIAMFVDQSDSASIQASVEAGVSAYIVDGLKKERIKPILDLCVSRFNAFAKLQEELERTKSQLEDRKIIERAKGILMKVKGLTEDEAYVLLRSTAMREKKKIGEIAQSIITASEMLK, from the coding sequence ATGAGCGCCGAACAGTCGCCCAAAATCGTGATCGTCGACGAAAGCCCTGTCAGGGCCGCGATCCTGGAGGAGGGATTGCGGGAGGCCGGGTTCACCCAGGTCGTCCATATCAGCGAGATGCAGAGCCTGCTCGCCCGTATTTATGCGGTGGACCCCGATATCATCCTGATCGATCTGGAAAACCCCAGCCGTGACGTGCTGGAGGCGATGTTCCAGGTCAGCCGCGCGGTGAAGCGGCCGATCGCCATGTTCGTCGACCAGAGCGATTCAGCCTCGATCCAGGCCTCGGTCGAGGCGGGGGTGTCGGCCTATATCGTCGACGGGCTGAAGAAGGAGCGCATCAAGCCGATCCTCGACCTCTGCGTGTCCCGCTTCAACGCCTTCGCAAAGCTCCAGGAGGAACTCGAGCGCACCAAGTCGCAGCTCGAGGACCGCAAGATCATCGAGCGCGCCAAGGGCATCCTGATGAAGGTGAAGGGTCTGACCGAGGACGAGGCCTATGTGCTGCTGCGTTCCACCGCGATGCGCGAGAAGAAGAAAATCGGCGAGATCGCGCAGTCGATCATCACCGCGTCGGAGATGCTGAAATGA
- the rimO gene encoding 30S ribosomal protein S12 methylthiotransferase RimO, with product MDQTAAPKVSFVSLGCPKALVDSERIITRLRAEGYELARKHDGADIVIVNTCGFLDSAKQESLSAIGEAMAENGKVIVTGCMGAEPEAIEQAYPGVLSITGPQQYESVLDAVHRALPPAHNPHLDLVPPQGIKLTPRHYAYLKISEGCNNRCTFCIIPKLRGDLVSRTANDVLREAERLVGAGVKELLVISQDTSAYGVDLKYAESPWKDRQVRAKFLDLARELGELGAWVRLQYVYPYPHVDEVIALMNEGKVLPYLDIPFQHASPEVLKAMKRPAAQDKTLARIKRWREECPDLALRSTFIVGFPGETDADFAYLLDWLDEAEIDRVGCFKYEPVAGATSNAIDNPVPEEVKQERYNALMARQQKISARRLKRKVGTRQQIIIDEVGPTVAKGRSKADAPEIDGAVYLTSRRPLRVGEIVTAKIERADAYDLHGSVAGF from the coding sequence ATGGATCAGACGGCTGCGCCCAAGGTCAGCTTCGTGTCGCTCGGGTGTCCCAAGGCATTGGTGGATTCCGAGCGCATCATCACGCGCCTGCGCGCGGAGGGCTACGAGCTCGCCCGCAAGCATGACGGGGCGGACATCGTCATCGTCAACACCTGCGGCTTCCTCGACAGCGCCAAGCAGGAATCGCTCTCGGCGATCGGCGAGGCCATGGCCGAGAACGGCAAGGTGATCGTGACCGGCTGCATGGGCGCGGAACCGGAAGCGATCGAGCAGGCCTATCCGGGCGTGCTCTCCATCACCGGCCCGCAGCAGTACGAGAGCGTGCTCGACGCCGTGCACCGCGCGCTGCCGCCGGCGCACAATCCGCATCTCGACCTGGTGCCGCCGCAGGGCATCAAGCTGACGCCGCGCCACTACGCCTATTTGAAGATCTCCGAGGGCTGCAACAACCGCTGCACCTTCTGCATCATTCCGAAGCTGCGCGGCGATCTGGTCTCGCGCACCGCGAACGACGTGCTGCGCGAGGCCGAGCGCCTGGTCGGCGCCGGCGTCAAGGAGCTGCTGGTGATCTCGCAGGACACCTCGGCTTACGGCGTCGATCTCAAATATGCCGAGAGCCCGTGGAAGGACCGCCAGGTCCGCGCAAAATTTCTCGACCTCGCGCGCGAGCTCGGCGAGTTGGGTGCCTGGGTCCGGCTGCAATATGTCTACCCCTACCCGCATGTCGACGAGGTCATCGCGCTGATGAACGAGGGCAAGGTGCTGCCCTATCTCGACATCCCGTTCCAGCATGCGAGCCCCGAGGTGCTGAAGGCGATGAAGCGCCCGGCGGCGCAGGACAAGACGCTGGCGCGGATCAAGCGCTGGCGCGAGGAATGTCCCGATCTCGCCTTGCGCTCGACCTTCATCGTCGGTTTCCCCGGCGAGACCGATGCCGACTTCGCCTATCTGCTGGACTGGCTCGACGAGGCCGAGATCGATCGCGTCGGCTGCTTCAAATACGAGCCGGTCGCCGGCGCCACCTCGAATGCGATCGACAACCCGGTGCCGGAAGAGGTCAAGCAGGAGCGCTACAACGCGCTGATGGCCCGGCAGCAGAAGATCTCGGCGCGCCGGCTGAAGCGCAAGGTCGGCACGCGCCAGCAGATCATCATCGACGAGGTCGGCCCGACGGTGGCGAAGGGCCGCTCCAAGGCCGATGCGCCGGAGATCGACGGCGCGGTGTATCTGACGAGCCGCCGCCCCCTGCGCGTCGGCGAGATCGTCACCGCGAAGATCGAGCGCGCCGACGCATACGACCTGCACGGCAGCGTCGCGGGGTTCTGA
- a CDS encoding tetratricopeptide repeat protein, whose product MKHDQTSGILLKLCAIGLTMALLALPAPANARSPSAAQARQWCFGDDGGGSDDRRFAGCSALLKANPDDVHALANRGEMFRRRGEAERAVADFSRAIELDAKDPDLLYNRGIAYDDLGDADRAIADYTRAIRLNARDPLYFNNRGNSHIHKKAYELAMADYDQAIKLDPKFALAYFNRGTAFSNHGDDASALADFDLSIKFNPNYGPAYGNRARIYRDRGDRPRALADFARSIDLSPSNDRDFYARANMYFDTHDYALALDDYDRSIRANANRADVFNSRCFTRAIVGRLQEALADCEQSLKMAPDDAYTLDSRALAHLKLGNLDAAIADYDAALSIKPGLDGSLYGRGLAKRKKGDSEGVERDIAAAKAINAGIADVFSHYGVE is encoded by the coding sequence ATGAAACACGATCAAACGTCAGGGATTCTCCTCAAGCTGTGCGCAATCGGTCTGACGATGGCCCTGCTCGCGCTGCCGGCCCCCGCCAACGCGCGATCGCCATCCGCCGCGCAGGCCCGCCAGTGGTGCTTCGGCGACGACGGCGGAGGCAGCGACGACCGGCGCTTCGCCGGCTGCTCGGCCCTGCTCAAGGCCAATCCCGACGATGTGCATGCGCTCGCCAATCGCGGCGAAATGTTTCGGCGACGTGGCGAGGCCGAGCGCGCCGTGGCGGACTTCAGCCGCGCCATCGAACTCGATGCGAAGGATCCCGACCTCCTGTACAATCGCGGCATCGCCTATGACGATCTCGGCGACGCCGATCGCGCCATTGCCGACTACACGCGCGCCATTCGGCTGAACGCCCGCGACCCGCTCTATTTCAACAACCGCGGCAACTCCCACATTCACAAGAAGGCCTACGAGCTCGCGATGGCCGACTACGATCAGGCCATCAAGCTCGATCCGAAATTCGCGCTCGCCTATTTCAATCGCGGCACCGCCTTCAGCAACCACGGCGACGATGCGAGCGCACTTGCGGACTTCGATCTGTCGATCAAGTTCAACCCGAACTACGGGCCAGCCTACGGCAACCGCGCACGCATCTATCGCGACCGCGGCGACCGCCCCCGAGCGCTGGCCGATTTCGCCAGATCGATCGATCTCAGTCCGAGCAACGACCGCGACTTCTATGCGCGCGCGAACATGTATTTCGATACGCACGATTATGCGCTGGCGCTCGACGATTACGACCGCTCCATCAGAGCGAACGCGAACCGTGCGGACGTGTTCAATTCGCGCTGCTTCACCCGCGCGATCGTCGGCCGCCTGCAGGAGGCGTTGGCCGATTGCGAGCAGTCGCTGAAGATGGCTCCCGACGATGCCTACACGCTGGACAGCCGCGCCCTCGCCCATCTCAAGCTCGGCAACCTCGACGCGGCGATTGCCGATTACGATGCCGCGCTGAGCATCAAGCCGGGGCTCGACGGCTCGCTCTACGGCCGCGGACTGGCGAAGCGCAAGAAGGGTGACAGCGAAGGCGTCGAGCGCGACATCGCGGCCGCAAAGGCAATCAATGCCGGCATCGCCGATGTGTTCTCGCATTACGGCGTCGAGTAA
- a CDS encoding acetylornithine transaminase has product MTTHPYDALMDITARPKTVFVRGAGSYLWDDSRKRYLDFVQGWAVNCLGHSPPAIADVLAAQAKRLLTPSPAFYNEPSLKLARALVENSAFDQVFFANSGAEANEGAIKLARKYGSLHKGGAFEIISFEGGFHGRTLATMSASGKKAFEPLFEPKVAGFKKAKLNDIASVEKLINANTVAVMLEPIQGESGVWPATDQFLQELRALTEAHGLLLIFDEIQTGMGRTGKLFHYEHTGIAPDIMTLGKGIGGGVPLAALLATERASCFEHGDQGGTFNGNPIMCAAGLAVLEEVAKPDFLKAVTETGLLLESELQKVSARHGLGGVRGRGLLLALDLKLPIAPGIVAQAFEAGVLLNAPQVDSLRFMPALNVTRNEIAEMTECLDAILTKAGAARRVA; this is encoded by the coding sequence ATGACCACGCATCCGTATGACGCGCTGATGGACATCACCGCACGGCCCAAGACCGTGTTCGTCCGCGGCGCCGGCTCCTACCTCTGGGACGACAGCCGCAAGCGCTATCTCGATTTCGTGCAGGGCTGGGCCGTGAACTGCCTCGGCCACTCCCCGCCCGCGATCGCCGATGTGCTCGCAGCTCAGGCCAAGCGGCTGCTGACGCCGAGCCCGGCCTTCTACAACGAGCCGAGCCTGAAGCTGGCGCGGGCGCTGGTCGAGAACAGCGCCTTCGATCAGGTGTTCTTTGCCAACTCAGGGGCGGAAGCCAACGAGGGCGCGATCAAGCTCGCACGGAAATATGGCAGCCTGCACAAAGGCGGCGCGTTCGAAATCATCAGCTTCGAAGGCGGCTTCCACGGAAGGACGCTGGCGACGATGTCGGCCTCGGGCAAGAAGGCGTTCGAGCCGCTGTTCGAGCCGAAGGTTGCGGGCTTCAAGAAGGCGAAGCTGAACGACATCGCCTCGGTCGAGAAGCTGATCAACGCCAACACCGTCGCCGTGATGCTCGAGCCGATCCAGGGGGAATCCGGCGTATGGCCTGCGACCGATCAGTTCCTGCAGGAGCTGCGCGCGCTGACCGAGGCGCATGGCCTACTGCTCATTTTCGACGAGATCCAGACCGGCATGGGCCGGACCGGAAAGCTCTTCCACTACGAGCATACAGGCATCGCGCCCGACATCATGACGCTCGGCAAGGGCATCGGCGGCGGCGTGCCGCTCGCGGCCCTGCTCGCGACCGAACGCGCCTCCTGCTTCGAGCACGGCGACCAGGGCGGCACGTTCAACGGCAACCCGATCATGTGCGCGGCCGGGCTTGCGGTGCTTGAGGAGGTCGCGAAGCCCGACTTCCTGAAGGCAGTCACCGAGACCGGCCTCCTGCTCGAAAGCGAGCTGCAGAAGGTCTCGGCCCGGCATGGCCTCGGCGGCGTGCGCGGACGCGGCCTGTTGCTCGCGCTCGACCTCAAGCTGCCGATCGCACCAGGCATCGTCGCGCAGGCGTTCGAGGCCGGCGTGCTGCTCAACGCACCGCAAGTCGACAGCTTGCGCTTCATGCCCGCGCTGAACGTCACGAGGAACGAGATCGCTGAGATGACCGAATGTCTCGACGCGATCTTGACCAAGGCCGGTGCGGCACGGCGGGTGGCGTAA